One stretch of Xiphophorus hellerii strain 12219 chromosome 21, Xiphophorus_hellerii-4.1, whole genome shotgun sequence DNA includes these proteins:
- the otos gene encoding otospiralin: protein MLQWDVIGMGLASVCVCVCLCWSWAPSSSAGPHTPQWTRRPTAANLHSEQELKMKLLWISALLCIFSFHLCVARVIPEGVPYDEPPAVPYWPYSTSDFWNYVEYFRSIGAYDHINEMARAFYAHQHLGDTLGYETNAGHEH from the exons ATGTTACAGTGGGATGTGATTGGCATGGGTCTggccagtgtgtgtgtgtgtgtgtgtttgtgctggaGCTGGGctccttcttcctctgctgGCCCCCACACACCACAGTGGACCAGGAGACCAACTGCAGCAAACCTTCACTCTGAACAG GAGCTCAAGATGAAACTGTTATGGATCAGCGCACTCCTctgcattttttccttccatctcTGTG TGGCCAGAGTCATCCCAGAAGGAG TTCCATATGATGAACCGCCAGCTGTTCCCTACTGGCCTTACTCCACCTCAGACTTCTGGAACTACGTCGAATACTTCAGGTCCATCGGCGCCTACGACCACATCAACGAGATGGCTCGGGCTTTCTACGCCCACCAGCACCTCGGAGACACCCTGGGATATGAGACCAACGCTGGACATGAACACTGA
- the cops9 gene encoding COP9 signalosome complex subunit 9, with protein sequence MKPAVDEMFPEGAGPYVDLDEAGGSSGLLMDLAANEKAVHSDFFNDFEDLFDDDDLQ encoded by the exons atgaAGCCTGCAGTGGACGAGATGTTTCCAGAAGGAGCCGGACCTTACGTGGACCTGGACGAG GCAGGGGGCAGCAGCGGCCTGCTGATGGACCTAGCAGCCAACGAGAAAGCCGTTCATTCAGATTTCTTTAATG aCTTTGAGGATCTGTTTGACGACGATGACCTGCAGTGA
- the apodb gene encoding apolipoprotein Db, whose translation MSAVYLALLLLPLVSAQTYHWGPCPSPAVQPGFNVQKYLGRWYEIARLPNSFEKGKCMEANYALRKDGTIRVLNSQLYKDKVRTAEGTAVVPDTREMAKLGVSFSYFTPYSPYWVLTTDYTSLAVVYSCTDILRLFRVEYAWILSRSRFLPPLTVRYAKELLVREGIDISRMKATDQNCKDN comes from the exons ATGTCTGCCGTCTACCTCGCcctcctgctgctgcctctgGTCTCAGCTCAGACGTATCACTGGGGTCCCTGTCCCAGTCCGGCAGTGCAGCCCGGCTTCAACGTCCAAAAG TACCTGGGACGGTGGTACGAGATAGCGAGGCTTCCCAATTCCTTTGAAAAGGGGAAATGCATGGAGGCGAATTACGCCTTGAGGAAAGATGGAACCATCCGAGTCCTGAACTCACAGCTGTA TAAAGATAAAGTGAGGACAGCAGAAGGGACAGCTGTGGTTCCCGATACGAGGGAAATGGCCAAACTTGGAGTCAGCTTCTCATACT TCACTCCCTACAGCCCGTACTGGGTCCTCACCACCGACTACACCAGCCTGGCGGTGGTGTACTCTTGCACGGACATCCTCCGCCTGTTCCGAGTTGAGTACGCCTGGATCCTGTCGCGGTCACGCTTCCTGCCGCCGCTGACGGTTCGCTACGCCAAAGAGCTGCTGGTCAGAGAAGGAATCGACATTTCCAGGATGAAGGCCACCGACCAGAACTGCAAAGACAACTAG